Proteins encoded together in one Carassius auratus strain Wakin chromosome 32, ASM336829v1, whole genome shotgun sequence window:
- the LOC113052417 gene encoding uncharacterized protein LOC113052417: MSSRLSSVSEESVESQLSVMEARPVEQSSTVSEKHASKRKKNIISCFFKKVRKAVKLPICSKNTVDCLPQQDPQFDNSTPSLEGWNDAALSSSDGCPEQSSFTLPGEVLVEPVKASACLKLKTASRLDDSIPNVINEGSTDRPKLEASVTKKGTEERRKRRGIHSFFKSVWKAMKKPFCCQNKVEPFVPPPELDDPELSPVPEPSDCVPTNESISTRYIVQNIIGEGGYGKVYEGIRISDGKKVAIKRIKKTVRDHYLQTVSWQSITCI; the protein is encoded by the exons ATGTCTTCAAGATTATCGTCCGTGTCTGAGGAGAGTGTAGAGAGCCAGTTGAGTGTCATGGAGGCCCGTCCTGTGGAGCAGAGCTCGACAG TTTCAGAAAAGCATGCCAGCAAGAGGAAGAAGAACATAATTTCTTGTTTCTTCAAGAAAGTACGTAAGGCTGTGAAGCTTCCCATCTGCTCCAAGAACACAGTGGACTGTCTACCACAGCAGGACCCACAGTTTGACAACTCTACACCTAGCCTGGAAGGGTGGAACGACGCCGCTTTATCCAGTTCGGATGGCTGCCCAGAGCAGTCCAGCTTCACACTTCCAGGTGAAGTGCTTGTTGAGCCAGTAAAGGCTTCAGCTTGCCTGAAACTAAAGACAGCATCCAGATTAGATGACTCTATACCTAATGTCATCAATGAGGGCAGTACAGACAGACCGAAATTGGAGGCTTCAG TTACAAAAAAGGGTACAGAAGAACGTAGGAAGAGGAGAGGAATCCACTCTTTCTTCAAGAGTGTGTGGAAGGCTATGAAAAAGCCTTTCTGCTGCCAGAACAAAGTGGAGCCTTTTGTGCCTCCACCAGAACTGGATGATCCTGAGCTGTCACCTGTCCCAGAGCCTTCAGACTGCGTCCCAACTAATG aatCCATTAGCACTCGCTATATAGTGCAAAATATTATTGGAGAAGGAGGCTATGGCAAAGTGTATGAGGGAATCCGTATTTCCGATGGCAAAAAG GTTGCCATCAAACGTATTAAAAAAACTGTACGGGATCATTATCTTCAAACTGTAAGCTGGCAAAGCATAACATGTATTTAG
- the LOC113052522 gene encoding serine/threonine-protein kinase pim-3-like → MLTMKQGPISPYVIQLYEWFEHPQVFTLVMENPDPCESLLDFINNNPNMNETTARLIMCQAVQAVLHCIEHGVFHNDIHPDNILLRKHTLELKLIDFGCGHLLSSNGYNRSQYRGIQAYYPPELFTCGRFYATSTNVWALGVLLYEMVNTCSPFCNITEITQAEIRFENPDLSKECRDLIVQCLNRDPTERLTLDQILQHDWCKTEDLEESED, encoded by the exons ATGCTAACGATGAAGCAAGGACCCATAAGCCCCTACGTCATCCAACTATATGAGTGGTTCGAGCACCCTCAAGTATTCACTCTCGTGATGGAGAATCCGGATCCCTGCGAGAGCTTGTTGGACTTCATCAACAATAACCCTAACATGAATGAGACAACAGCGCGGCTCATCATGTGTCAGGCGGTGCAAGCAGTACTGCACTGCATTGAGCACGGTGTTTTTCATAATGATATTCATCCAGATAATATCCTGTTGAGAAAACACACTTTGGAGCTCAAGTTAATAGACTTTGGCTGTGGTCATCTACTTAGTAGTAATGGCTATAATCGCAGTCAATATAGAG GAATACAGGCTTACTACCCACCTGAGCTCTTCACCTGTGGCAGATTCTACGCCACCTCTACAAACGTCTGGGCTCTAGGAGTGTTGTTGTATGAGATGGTGAACACGTGTTCTCCATTTTGCAATATAACTGAAATCACACAAGCTGAAATTAGGTTTGAAAACCCAGATTTATCCAAAG AATGCCGTGATCTGATCGTCCAGTGCCTAAACCGTGATCCAACTGAACGGCTGACCCTCGATCAGATCTTGCAGCATGACTGGTGTAAAACAGAGGATCTAGAAGAGTCAGAGGATTGA
- the LOC113052418 gene encoding uncharacterized protein LOC113052418, which translates to MDDHILVKIVRESRFKNLGELHKECTEAINQATPEHNFALNLEIKVWTLEEDLRGTRIQSPLQRFELSRPPRLVPILKSSTHTDTRNHGNDVRGNKLSSVSEESVESQMSVMEAPPVEQSSTVSEKHASKRKKNIISCFFKKVRKAVKLPICSKNTVDCLPQQDPQFDNSTPSLEGWNDAALSSSDGCPEQSSFTLPGEVLVEPVRASACLNLKTASRLDDSIPNVINEGSTDRPKLEASVTKKGTEEHRKRRGIHSFFKSVWKAMKKPFCCQNKVEPFVPPPELDDPELSPVPEPSDCVPTNESISTRYIVQNIIGEGGYGKVYEGIRISDGKKVAIKRIKKTVRDHYLQTVSWQNIICI; encoded by the exons ATGGATGACCACATCCTTGTGAAGATTGTCAGGGAAagccgattcaagaacttgggagagcttcacaaggagtgtactGAAGCCATA aaccaagccactcccgAACACAATTTTGCActtaatttggaaatcaaggtctggactCTGGAGGAAGACCTGAGAGGCAcgagaatccaaagtcca ttgCAGCGctttgagctctctcggccaccgcgTCTCGTCCCTATATTGAAATCTTCGACCCACACGGACACACGCAACCATGGCAACGACGTTCGCGGAAACAA ATTATCGTCCGTGTCTGAGGAGAGTGTAGAGAGCCAGATGAGTGTCATGGAGGCCCCTCCTGTGGAGCAGAGCTCAACAG TTTCAGAAAAGCATGCCAGCAAGCGGAAGAAGAACATAATTTCTTGTTTCTTCAAGAAAGTACGTAAGGCTGTGAAGCTTCCCATCTGCTCCAAGAACACAGTGGACTGTCTACCACAGCAGGACCCACAGTTTGACAACTCTACACCTAGCCTGGAAGGGTGGAACGACGCCGCTTTATCCAGTTCGGATGGCTGCCCAGAGCAGTCCAGCTTCACACTTCCAGGTGAAGTGCTTGTTGAACCAGTAAGGGCTTCAGCTTGCCTGAACCTAAAGACAGCATCCAGATTAGATGACTCTATACCTAATGTCATCAATGAGGGCAGTACAGACAGACCGAAATTGGAGGCTTCAG TTACAAAAAAGGGTACAGAAGAACATAGGAAGAGGAGAGGAATCCACTCTTTCTTCAAGAGCGTGTGGAAGGCTATGAAAAAGCCTTTCTGCTGCCAGAACAAAGTGGAGCCTTTTGTGCCTCCACCAGAACTGGATGATCCTGAGCTGTCACCTGTCCCAGAGCCTTCAGACTGCGTCCCAACTAATG aaTCCATTAGCACTCGCTATATAGTGCAAAATATTATTGGAGAAGGAGGCTATGGCAAAGTGTATGAGGGAATCCGTATTTCCGATGGCAAAAAG GTTGCCATCAAACGTATTAAAAAAACTGTACGGGATCATTATCTTCAAACTGTAAGCTGGCAAAACATAATATGTATTTAG
- the LOC113052523 gene encoding serine/threonine-protein kinase pim-3-like, translating to MLTMKQGPISPYVIQLYEWFEHPQVFTLVMENPDPCESLLDFINNNPNMNETTARLIMCQAVQAVLHCIEHSVFHNDIHPDNILLRKHTLELKLIDFGCGHLLSSNGYNRSQYRGIQAYYPPELFTCGRFYATSTNVWALGVLLYEMVNTCSPFCNLTEITQAEIRFENPDLSKECRDLIVQCLNRDPTERLTLDQILQHDWCKTVDLEESED from the exons ATGCTAACGATGAAGCAAGGACCCATAAGCCCCTACGTCATCCAACTATATGAGTGGTTCGAGCACCCTCAAGTATTCACTCTCGTGATGGAGAATCCGGATCCCTGCGAGAGCTTGTTGGACTTCATCAACAATAACCCTAACATGAATGAGACAACAGCGCGGCTCATCATGTGTCAGGCGGTGCAAGCAGTACTGCACTGCATTGAGCACAGTGTTTTTCATAATGATATTCATCCAGATAATATCCTGTTGAGAAAACACACTTTGGAGCTCAAGTTAATAGACTTTGGCTGTGGTCATCTACTTAGTAGTAATGGCTATAATCGCAGTCAATATAGAG GAATACAGGCTTACTACCCACCTGAGCTCTTCACCTGTGGCAGATTCTACGCCACCTCTACAAACGTCTGGGCTCTAGGAGTGTTGTTGTATGAGATGGTGAACACGTGTTCTCCATTTTGCAATTTAACTGAAATCACACAAGCCGAAATTAGGTTTGAAAACCCAGATTTATCCAAAG AATGCCGTGATCTGATCGTCCAGTGCCTAAACCGTGATCCAACTGAACGGCTGACCCTCGATCAGATCTTGCAGCATGACTGGTGTAAAACAGTGGATCTAGAAGAGTCAGAGGATTGA